One region of Moraxella sp. ZY210820 genomic DNA includes:
- the cyoE gene encoding heme o synthase: MFKKYLFLTKPGILFGNFVTTLGGFFLAAQGQIDFLLLTYTLLGTLFVVASGCVFNNVIDQDIDHRMQRTQNRALVQKTISPNIALIYAAILGIIGFSILWFLINPYAFGFAVLGFFVYVVLYSLWSKRHNIHQTVIGSFSGASPPVIGYTAVTGEFDLAALVIFLAYAFWQMPHSWAIAIYRFDDYKNAGIPILPVARSILRTKIECMVYMILFMICVNILYIYDYTNIWSVILNNILCGYWIYLGWIGFKAENEQQWAKRFFLFSVILITIISLSFVCTYKPAPPNIPIF; the protein is encoded by the coding sequence ATGTTTAAAAAGTATCTATTCCTGACTAAACCAGGGATTCTATTTGGTAACTTCGTTACTACTTTGGGTGGCTTCTTTTTAGCCGCCCAAGGGCAAATAGATTTCTTGCTTCTCACTTATACCTTACTTGGTACACTATTCGTTGTGGCATCAGGTTGTGTATTCAATAATGTAATTGATCAAGATATTGATCATCGTATGCAACGTACCCAAAATCGTGCTTTAGTACAAAAAACCATTAGTCCAAATATTGCATTAATTTACGCAGCTATTTTAGGTATCATTGGTTTTTCTATTTTATGGTTTTTAATCAATCCCTATGCTTTTGGTTTTGCAGTTTTAGGTTTTTTTGTTTACGTTGTATTATATAGTTTATGGTCTAAACGACATAATATTCATCAAACTGTTATTGGTAGTTTTTCAGGGGCAAGTCCACCCGTGATTGGCTATACGGCTGTTACAGGTGAATTTGATTTAGCAGCTTTAGTGATTTTCCTTGCTTACGCATTTTGGCAAATGCCACATTCTTGGGCTATTGCAATCTATCGTTTTGATGATTATAAAAATGCAGGCATTCCAATTTTACCTGTTGCCCGCTCTATTCTCCGTACTAAAATTGAATGTATGGTGTATATGATATTATTTATGATTTGTGTCAATATTTTATATATTTATGATTATACAAATATTTGGTCAGTGATTTTAAATAATATATTATGTGGTTACTGGATTTATCTAGGTTGGATTGGTTTTAAAGCAGAAAATGAACAACAGTGGGCAAAACGCTTTTTCTTATTTTCAGTGATCTTAATTACTATTATTAGTTTAAGTTTTGTTTGTACCTATAAGCCTGCTCCACCGAATATTCCTATTTTCTAA
- a CDS encoding YARHG domain-containing protein gives MKKVLLAMMMFSLFTAQAYASEAECKKLKDDRDIIYAAKGFCFKDDEAKKKFGTDCYTSSPKFSDKEQQRLDEIKARQKELNCK, from the coding sequence ATGAAAAAAGTACTATTAGCAATGATGATGTTTAGTTTATTTACAGCTCAAGCTTACGCATCAGAAGCAGAATGTAAAAAGCTAAAAGATGATCGTGATATTATTTATGCTGCTAAAGGCTTCTGCTTTAAAGATGATGAAGCGAAAAAGAAATTTGGTACAGATTGTTATACATCTAGCCCCAAATTTTCTGATAAAGAACAGCAACGCTTAGATGAAATTAAAGCACGTCAAAAAGAATTGAATTGTAAATAA
- a CDS encoding AI-2E family transporter has product MIDRVFLRLFLIATVIGIVWLLILLKPVVIPLFIALIFAYLLNPFVDQLCQWKISRGISIVCVSLGITAILSIALWYLIPLVWKQIVFIRDNIPQAIEWINQTFLPWYAKTFNTDEMMIDTQKITSVMMEYIQTNYSADNIQAFVLQLIKSSLNLLQIGGTAILIPILTFYLLIDWHKMHDSLFKLIPPRFTVKTYVVLDECNQVLRAFIKGQLLVMFLLGSIYAIGLEIIGLEVGLIIGMMAGLASIVPYAGFAVGVIAAILATLFQFGFDWTQLILVGVVFAIGQLCEGYILQPFLLGDKIGLSPVAVILAVLAGAQLAGFIGMLVALPIAAILVVLLHHLNDYYQQSEWFKRTAPVMAGACAENVDNLSHIPSNHENSIIKFENSEANPIDEFVNDDTINDDNSPSSPNS; this is encoded by the coding sequence ATGATTGATCGTGTTTTTTTGCGTCTCTTTCTTATTGCCACAGTTATTGGTATCGTGTGGTTACTGATTTTGCTAAAACCAGTGGTTATCCCATTATTTATTGCCTTAATTTTTGCGTATTTACTCAATCCATTTGTCGATCAATTATGTCAGTGGAAAATTTCACGTGGTATTTCCATCGTCTGTGTGAGCTTAGGTATTACAGCGATTTTATCTATTGCTTTATGGTATCTCATTCCTCTCGTATGGAAGCAAATTGTATTTATCCGTGATAATATTCCGCAGGCTATTGAATGGATTAATCAGACTTTCTTGCCTTGGTATGCAAAAACCTTTAATACAGATGAAATGATGATTGATACCCAAAAAATCACTAGTGTTATGATGGAATATATACAAACCAATTATAGTGCAGATAATATTCAAGCCTTTGTTTTACAATTAATTAAATCCAGTCTCAATCTATTACAAATAGGTGGTACGGCGATTTTAATTCCAATTTTAACTTTTTATTTACTGATTGATTGGCATAAAATGCATGATAGTTTATTTAAACTCATTCCACCACGTTTTACTGTCAAAACTTATGTGGTTTTAGATGAATGTAATCAAGTATTAAGAGCCTTTATTAAAGGTCAATTATTGGTAATGTTCTTACTGGGCAGTATTTATGCTATTGGTTTAGAAATAATTGGTTTAGAAGTTGGTTTAATTATTGGTATGATGGCAGGTCTTGCTAGTATTGTTCCTTATGCAGGTTTTGCCGTTGGTGTTATTGCGGCAATTTTAGCCACTTTATTCCAATTTGGTTTTGACTGGACACAATTAATTTTAGTTGGTGTTGTGTTTGCGATTGGACAATTATGTGAAGGTTATATCTTACAACCATTTTTGTTAGGCGATAAAATCGGACTTTCTCCTGTTGCTGTGATTTTAGCAGTTTTAGCAGGAGCTCAATTGGCAGGTTTTATTGGTATGCTTGTTGCTTTACCAATTGCAGCAATTCTTGTTGTATTATTACATCATCTCAATGATTATTATCAACAAAGTGAATGGTTTAAGCGTACCGCACCTGTTATGGCTGGTGCTTGTGCTGAAAATGTGGATAATCTGAGCCATATCCCATCTAATCATGAAAATTCTATCATAAAGTTTGAAAATTCAGAGGCTAACCCCATTGATGAATTTGTAAATGATGATACAATAAATGATGATAATTCTCCTTCATCACCGAATTCGTAG
- a CDS encoding protein kinase, with product MLNIQYKIDSVNLHDSAQRDEWGRYLYCIQQQNKKYWLKYQLNVAQYQQKQSSFEYELKVYNLLHSIQTHLILDYQIIAFQDLKLDQQYWQSTLWQHQQHYPHLNILILADSQSIFNQAPPDDFAQCKQIILSVMDCLANIHQAGVIHGDIKAEHFVQYQQSVYLIDFEQAETMWLAKPAEQTLTATPHYMASELFYGQAKNIQSDIYALGIVLYEWLSQQTIAQSKQQQKHIEQKLNYRQWQQLHQQGIVVKLEHHYQVFQPILKAMLAPLADRVSSMAEVLEMMENINYQ from the coding sequence ATGTTAAATATTCAATATAAAATAGATAGTGTTAATTTACATGATTCTGCTCAACGTGATGAGTGGGGACGATATCTCTATTGTATTCAACAGCAAAATAAAAAATATTGGCTTAAATATCAGTTGAATGTAGCACAATATCAGCAAAAACAAAGTTCTTTTGAATATGAATTAAAAGTTTATAATTTATTGCATAGTATCCAAACTCATTTAATATTAGACTATCAAATTATTGCATTTCAAGATTTAAAATTAGATCAGCAATATTGGCAGAGTACATTATGGCAACATCAACAACATTATCCCCATTTAAATATTTTAATTTTGGCTGATAGTCAATCAATTTTTAATCAAGCACCTCCTGATGATTTTGCACAATGTAAGCAGATAATTTTATCAGTAATGGATTGTCTTGCTAATATTCATCAAGCAGGTGTAATTCATGGTGATATTAAAGCAGAGCATTTTGTACAATATCAGCAAAGTGTTTATTTGATTGATTTTGAACAAGCTGAAACCATGTGGTTAGCTAAACCAGCAGAGCAAACTTTAACTGCAACGCCCCATTATATGGCATCTGAATTATTTTATGGGCAAGCAAAAAATATACAAAGTGATATTTATGCTTTAGGTATTGTGTTATATGAATGGTTAAGTCAGCAAACCATAGCTCAAAGTAAACAACAGCAAAAACATATTGAACAAAAATTAAATTATCGTCAATGGCAACAATTACATCAACAGGGTATAGTTGTAAAATTGGAACATCATTATCAAGTTTTTCAGCCTATTTTAAAAGCGATGTTAGCACCATTAGCAGATAGAGTAAGTAGTATGGCTGAAGTATTAGAAATGATGGAAAATATAAATTATCAATAA
- the ptsP gene encoding phosphoenolpyruvate--protein phosphotransferase, with translation MLILEPRHVYMQQTAEDKTTALKKLCEILQQDGLATEQYFYGLEQREHLSATYLGQGIAIPHGTPESRDAILQNGGVRLVHFPQGVVWTEQGDVVYLAVVIAVKSDEHLHILQLLTKALGEKDLSRALQQATTPEQILELLQVHQPSLFKHESLIKTQVQARDIDDVVLLASQMLKQAQCVDAGFITSLNAESAVALQDNIWCITGHHYVQQSAVSIIHLAKAIDFKKKKLQVLVCVASHRDIDKQQLAQLIQNICQIQMLDWSNPVAVAEWIGAETSPQWRSQSVTLANAHGLHARPATALAQLCQQFDGEILVSVEQGASVSAKSLIKLLALGALRGQVLTFMAEPNTMAEQHLGDIIQAVEQGLGEEIEPVITPSAERVTSVITHESIAKQNTLSSFNQKNKKVEPLQVDVCYQGVSASGGLAVGVAHLVKAQQFNFSRFAQKDLDDELADLDMAIRQAIEQLTLLIQQAKTQDIADIFHAHQALLQDEDLLADVQSLIIHDHLSAAAAWQQHIEQTAQIQANLNNALLAERADDLRDIGQRVLAILCNEQVSNEPSQPYVLVKYDLMPSDVARLDKNKVVGILTAVGGSSSHSAIVARALAIPAIVGAGEMILNIEPASQILLDGEQGQFYIQPNAERVQQALTLQQQQAEQRQVALHSCALPAMTNDAHLIEVASNLGDVHDTAQAVEFGADAVGLLRTELVFMSHSAMPSEPQQERDYRVVFDALAGKPLVVRTLDVGGDKPLPYVPMEKEENPFLGIRGMRLTLRQPELLRSQLRALIRAADNRPLRIMFPMIGRVEEWREAKAILDEILQELPCPNLQVGMMIEVPSAVLMTPILAQEVDFFSIGTNDLTQYVLAIDRGHTELSKEADALHPSILMMINHTVKFAHRYGKWVGVCGELAGEHKAVPILLGLGVDELSMSPNQIPLVKAQIRGLNFAKCQEMAKQSLECATADEVRQLASDFLVGNWQESSAHHVSGV, from the coding sequence ATGCTAATTCTTGAGCCTCGTCATGTTTATATGCAACAGACTGCGGAAGATAAAACAACCGCTTTAAAGAAACTATGTGAAATTTTACAACAAGATGGTTTAGCCACAGAGCAATATTTCTATGGTTTAGAACAACGTGAACATCTATCGGCAACGTATTTGGGACAAGGTATTGCTATTCCACATGGTACACCAGAATCACGTGATGCAATTTTACAAAATGGTGGTGTACGTTTGGTGCATTTTCCCCAAGGTGTAGTGTGGACTGAGCAGGGTGATGTCGTTTATTTAGCGGTGGTTATTGCGGTTAAATCTGACGAGCATTTACACATCTTACAACTTTTAACTAAGGCTTTGGGAGAAAAAGATTTAAGTAGAGCTTTACAACAAGCGACAACGCCAGAGCAAATTTTAGAATTACTTCAGGTTCATCAACCTAGTTTATTTAAACATGAAAGTTTAATTAAAACACAAGTACAAGCACGAGATATTGATGATGTTGTATTATTAGCCAGTCAAATGCTTAAACAAGCTCAATGTGTTGATGCAGGTTTTATCACCAGTTTAAATGCAGAGAGTGCTGTTGCTTTACAGGATAATATTTGGTGTATTACTGGGCATCATTATGTACAACAATCGGCGGTAAGTATTATACATTTAGCTAAAGCGATTGATTTTAAAAAGAAAAAATTACAGGTTCTCGTATGTGTTGCCAGTCATCGTGATATTGATAAGCAACAATTAGCACAACTAATTCAAAATATTTGTCAAATTCAAATGTTGGATTGGTCAAATCCTGTAGCTGTTGCAGAGTGGATTGGGGCAGAAACCTCACCACAATGGCGTAGTCAATCGGTAACATTGGCGAATGCACATGGTTTACACGCACGTCCTGCAACAGCATTAGCACAGTTATGCCAACAGTTTGATGGTGAAATTTTAGTAAGTGTTGAACAAGGTGCTAGTGTTTCAGCTAAAAGTTTAATTAAATTATTAGCTTTAGGTGCTTTGCGTGGGCAGGTTTTAACCTTTATGGCTGAACCAAATACTATGGCAGAGCAACATTTAGGCGATATTATTCAAGCAGTTGAGCAAGGTTTAGGCGAAGAAATTGAACCAGTGATTACACCATCTGCTGAGCGTGTAACATCTGTAATAACACATGAAAGCATCGCAAAGCAAAATACATTATCATCATTCAATCAAAAAAATAAAAAAGTTGAACCATTACAAGTAGATGTATGTTATCAAGGTGTATCTGCATCGGGTGGTTTAGCAGTAGGTGTAGCACATTTAGTTAAGGCTCAACAGTTTAATTTTTCACGTTTTGCACAGAAAGACCTTGATGATGAGTTAGCTGATTTAGATATGGCGATTCGACAAGCTATTGAACAATTAACCTTATTGATTCAGCAGGCAAAAACGCAAGATATTGCTGATATTTTTCATGCTCATCAAGCTTTATTACAAGATGAAGATTTATTGGCAGATGTACAAAGCTTAATTATTCATGATCATTTAAGTGCAGCAGCGGCATGGCAACAGCATATTGAACAAACAGCACAAATTCAAGCAAATTTGAATAATGCTCTATTAGCAGAACGTGCTGATGATTTACGTGATATTGGGCAACGTGTGTTAGCTATTTTGTGTAATGAGCAAGTATCGAATGAGCCAAGCCAACCGTATGTTTTGGTTAAATATGATTTAATGCCAAGCGATGTTGCTCGCTTAGATAAAAATAAAGTTGTGGGTATTTTGACTGCAGTAGGTGGTTCAAGTTCACATAGTGCAATTGTGGCACGTGCATTGGCGATTCCTGCGATTGTCGGTGCAGGGGAAATGATTTTAAATATTGAACCAGCAAGTCAAATTTTGCTAGATGGAGAGCAAGGGCAGTTTTATATACAGCCAAATGCCGAGCGTGTACAACAGGCATTGACTTTGCAACAACAACAAGCGGAACAACGTCAAGTAGCATTACATAGTTGTGCTTTACCAGCTATGACTAATGATGCACATTTAATAGAAGTGGCGAGTAATTTAGGTGATGTGCATGATACTGCACAAGCAGTTGAGTTTGGTGCGGATGCAGTAGGTTTATTACGCACTGAATTGGTCTTTATGTCTCATTCGGCTATGCCAAGTGAACCACAACAGGAACGAGATTATCGTGTGGTATTTGATGCATTGGCAGGGAAACCATTGGTGGTGCGTACTTTAGATGTTGGGGGAGATAAGCCATTACCCTATGTACCGATGGAAAAAGAAGAAAATCCATTTTTAGGTATTCGTGGTATGCGTTTAACTTTACGTCAGCCAGAATTATTGCGTAGTCAATTACGTGCATTAATTCGTGCTGCAGATAATCGACCATTACGTATTATGTTCCCAATGATTGGACGGGTGGAAGAGTGGCGAGAAGCGAAAGCGATTTTAGATGAGATTTTACAGGAATTACCATGTCCAAATTTACAAGTGGGTATGATGATTGAAGTTCCATCAGCAGTTTTGATGACACCGATTTTAGCTCAAGAGGTGGATTTCTTTAGTATTGGTACTAATGATTTAACACAATATGTATTGGCGATAGATCGTGGTCATACTGAATTGTCGAAGGAAGCAGATGCATTGCACCCCAGTATTTTGATGATGATTAATCATACAGTTAAATTTGCTCATCGTTATGGTAAATGGGTAGGTGTTTGTGGTGAATTAGCTGGTGAGCATAAAGCTGTACCAATTTTATTAGGCTTAGGTGTTGATGAATTGAGTATGTCGCCAAATCAAATTCCATTGGTCAAAGCACAAATCCGTGGATTAAATTTCGCAAAATGTCAAGAGATGGCAAAACAGAGTTTGGAATGTGCGACTGCTGATGAAGTACGACAATTAGCCAGTGATTTTTTAGTGGGTAATTGGCAGGAATCATCTGCTCATCATGTAAGTGGAGTGTAA
- the pfkB gene encoding 1-phosphofructokinase has protein sequence MAKVLCITLNPAIDMSLELEQIQLGAVNRQQHAQSHAAGKGLNVAQVLKDLGHDVYVSGFLGRDNYQIFEQHFAREQFDSHFILVDGETRHNIKLIESAGRVTDINGKGFVVTERQKQSLFEQCLALAPQMDCIVIAGSLPQNFTLEDFKSLVEQLTAVNSRIALDTSGQALAIAMQLNPWLIKPNTDELSETFQQSLDTIEQQMQFLADYHIEHAVISMGEQGVNWLTPERVYQAKPAQVQVKSTVGAGDTLLAGMIHGLMSHVDDVQILSTATALATYSVTQVGFHIPSTAHLQRLIEQTQVQKIDLGVRI, from the coding sequence ATGGCAAAGGTTTTATGTATTACGCTCAATCCAGCGATTGATATGAGTTTAGAGTTGGAACAAATTCAGCTTGGTGCTGTGAATCGCCAACAACACGCTCAATCTCATGCTGCAGGTAAAGGTCTAAATGTAGCACAAGTTCTCAAAGATTTAGGGCATGATGTATATGTATCTGGTTTTTTAGGGCGAGATAACTATCAAATTTTTGAGCAACATTTTGCACGAGAACAATTCGATTCTCATTTTATTCTAGTGGATGGAGAAACACGTCATAATATTAAACTGATTGAATCTGCAGGACGTGTTACGGATATTAACGGTAAAGGCTTTGTGGTAACAGAGAGACAAAAGCAATCACTTTTTGAACAATGTTTGGCATTAGCACCACAGATGGATTGTATTGTCATTGCTGGTAGTTTACCGCAAAATTTTACTTTAGAAGATTTTAAATCATTGGTTGAGCAATTAACAGCCGTAAATTCACGTATTGCTTTAGATACGAGCGGTCAAGCGTTGGCTATTGCTATGCAACTTAATCCATGGTTGATTAAACCGAATACTGATGAATTAAGTGAAACATTCCAACAATCACTTGATACTATTGAACAGCAAATGCAATTTTTAGCAGATTATCATATTGAGCATGCAGTGATTTCAATGGGCGAACAAGGTGTAAACTGGCTAACACCAGAGCGAGTTTATCAAGCCAAACCAGCTCAAGTACAAGTCAAAAGTACTGTAGGTGCGGGAGATACGCTATTAGCGGGTATGATACACGGTCTTATGTCTCATGTAGATGATGTGCAAATTCTCAGTACGGCAACGGCTTTAGCAACTTACTCGGTAACGCAAGTTGGTTTTCATATTCCATCAACAGCACATTTACAGCGTTTAATTGAACAAACACAAGTACAAAAAATTGACTTGGGAGTAAGAATATGA
- a CDS encoding YqaE/Pmp3 family membrane protein: protein MRLLIAFLLPFLTFFTIGRPIAGIVCLILQITVLGWLPATIWAVYALSQYKTDQKIKQAIQQHNVDISKD, encoded by the coding sequence ATGCGATTACTGATAGCATTTTTATTGCCATTTTTAACCTTTTTTACCATTGGTCGTCCGATTGCGGGAATTGTATGTTTAATTTTACAAATTACCGTGTTAGGGTGGTTGCCTGCAACGATTTGGGCAGTTTATGCTTTATCACAATATAAAACTGACCAAAAAATCAAACAAGCTATTCAACAGCATAATGTTGATATCAGTAAAGATTAA
- a CDS encoding HIT family protein, with amino-acid sequence MNYDDQNIFAKILRGEIPAMKVYEDDKTLAFMDIMPQAAGHTLVIPKTPAITLLDIPADDLAYTMQIVQKVAQAVKKAMDAQGLVLMQLSGEKAGQTVPHIHFHIIPSSVHELGKHGGQIGDMEQIKAYAEKIKAVLAE; translated from the coding sequence ATGAACTATGATGACCAAAATATTTTTGCTAAAATTTTGCGTGGTGAAATTCCTGCAATGAAAGTTTATGAAGATGATAAAACCCTTGCCTTTATGGATATTATGCCACAGGCAGCAGGGCATACTTTAGTTATTCCTAAAACACCTGCAATCACATTATTAGATATTCCTGCTGATGATTTAGCATATACCATGCAGATTGTGCAAAAAGTGGCTCAAGCAGTAAAAAAAGCAATGGATGCACAAGGTTTAGTTTTAATGCAACTTTCAGGTGAAAAAGCAGGGCAGACTGTACCACATATCCATTTCCACATTATTCCAAGTTCAGTACATGAATTAGGAAAACATGGTGGTCAAATAGGGGATATGGAACAAATCAAAGCATATGCTGAAAAAATTAAAGCTGTTTTAGCTGAATGA
- the cyoD gene encoding cytochrome o ubiquinol oxidase subunit IV yields the protein MSNQHHNEHNHEVHGSTKHYIIGFVLSIILTIIPFGMVMSGSKGTGVMAVIGITAVAQVLIQLIYFLHMNSSPEQRWNVIAFTYTILTIAALLIGSVWIMNYLHSNMMLY from the coding sequence ATGAGTAATCAACATCATAATGAACACAATCATGAAGTTCACGGTAGCACTAAGCACTATATCATTGGATTTGTATTATCTATCATTTTAACGATTATTCCGTTTGGTATGGTAATGTCAGGCTCTAAAGGTACAGGTGTAATGGCTGTTATCGGCATTACTGCGGTAGCACAAGTGTTAATTCAGTTGATTTATTTCTTACATATGAATAGCTCTCCTGAACAACGCTGGAACGTGATTGCGTTCACTTATACAATCCTCACAATTGCCGCTCTTTTGATTGGCTCTGTTTGGATTATGAACTATCTTCATAGTAACATGATGCTTTACTAA
- a CDS encoding fructose-specific PTS transporter subunit EIIC — MTQHLVLIANYPTSDIKNHIDSLIVIQKLAHFAEQKGYVSQCYSVDELPTILPTDSILLFVGEEINHSLKARYADYPQAYFSLAQARDDSEQVIDFALRQEKIKPTFVDELTTAEAQKPLRFVAITACPTGVAHTFMAADALKQGAEKLGYIIDVETQGSVGAKNILTDEAIAQADFVILATDIEVNRERFVGKKIYHCSTGFALKQTEQAFAQAIATAQSSSNKTNNQHSNSQTSSKTKEKTGIYKHLMTGVSFMLPIVVAGGLLIALSFVFGIEAFKEQGSLADVLMQTGKATFTLMVPILSGYIAYSIADRPGLAAGLIGGLLSAQMGAGFLGAIVSGFIAGYSALLIAKKFPLPQSMQALKPILIIPLISSLIVGLLMFYVVGEPVKQLFEMMENFLNNMGTQNAIVMGLILGAMMCVDMGGPINKAAYTFSVGLLTMENANQFPIAAAMAGGMVPAIGMAVATWLARYKFTEDERNAGNASFVLGLCFISEGAIPFAAKDPMRVIPSCIIGGAVTGALVAFFHITLAAPHGGVFVLLIPNAVNHIGAYLIAIACGSVLTGVMYALLKRREIN; from the coding sequence ATGACACAACATCTTGTTTTAATTGCAAATTATCCAACATCAGATATTAAAAATCATATTGATAGCTTAATTGTGATACAAAAACTAGCTCATTTTGCTGAACAAAAAGGTTACGTTAGCCAATGTTATAGTGTTGATGAGTTACCTACTATATTACCAACGGATAGTATTTTGTTGTTTGTAGGTGAAGAAATTAATCATTCATTGAAAGCACGTTATGCTGATTATCCACAAGCATATTTTAGTTTAGCACAAGCTAGAGATGATAGTGAGCAAGTGATTGATTTTGCTTTACGTCAAGAGAAAATAAAACCTACTTTTGTAGATGAATTAACCACTGCTGAAGCACAAAAACCTTTACGTTTTGTAGCAATTACTGCTTGTCCTACAGGTGTAGCACATACTTTTATGGCGGCTGATGCATTAAAACAAGGTGCTGAAAAGTTAGGCTATATCATTGATGTAGAAACACAAGGTTCGGTAGGAGCAAAAAATATTTTAACTGATGAAGCGATTGCTCAAGCGGATTTTGTGATTTTAGCGACTGATATTGAGGTCAATCGTGAGCGTTTTGTAGGTAAAAAAATCTATCATTGTTCTACAGGTTTTGCTTTAAAACAGACTGAACAAGCTTTTGCTCAAGCGATTGCAACCGCACAATCATCATCAAATAAGACAAATAATCAGCATAGTAATAGTCAAACTTCTAGTAAAACTAAAGAAAAAACAGGTATTTATAAACACTTAATGACAGGGGTTTCATTTATGTTACCCATTGTCGTTGCAGGTGGTTTATTAATCGCGTTATCTTTTGTATTTGGTATTGAAGCATTTAAAGAGCAAGGTTCTCTCGCTGATGTTCTTATGCAAACAGGGAAAGCAACCTTTACCTTAATGGTACCGATTTTATCTGGTTATATCGCTTATTCGATTGCTGACCGCCCCGGTTTAGCGGCTGGATTAATTGGTGGTTTATTATCCGCTCAAATGGGTGCAGGTTTTTTAGGGGCGATTGTTTCAGGCTTTATTGCAGGTTATAGTGCATTATTGATAGCGAAGAAGTTTCCATTACCGCAAAGTATGCAGGCATTAAAACCAATTTTAATTATTCCGTTAATTAGTTCATTGATTGTGGGTTTATTGATGTTCTATGTGGTAGGCGAGCCTGTTAAGCAATTATTTGAGATGATGGAGAATTTCTTAAATAATATGGGAACACAAAATGCCATTGTGATGGGACTCATTCTCGGTGCAATGATGTGTGTAGATATGGGTGGGCCGATTAATAAAGCCGCTTATACTTTCTCTGTTGGCTTATTGACAATGGAAAATGCTAACCAATTTCCGATTGCGGCTGCGATGGCAGGTGGGATGGTACCTGCGATTGGTATGGCGGTTGCCACATGGTTAGCTCGTTATAAATTTACTGAAGATGAACGTAATGCAGGCAATGCGTCATTTGTATTAGGTTTATGCTTTATTTCTGAAGGTGCGATACCATTTGCAGCAAAAGACCCAATGCGTGTTATTCCAAGTTGTATTATTGGTGGTGCGGTTACAGGGGCATTGGTAGCATTTTTCCATATTACTTTAGCGGCACCACACGGTGGCGTATTTGTGTTACTCATTCCAAATGCAGTGAATCACATTGGGGCGTATTTAATTGCTATTGCTTGTGGCAGCGTACTCACAGGTGTGATGTATGCTTTATTAAAACGCCGTGAAATTAACTAA
- a CDS encoding 1-acyl-sn-glycerol-3-phosphate acyltransferase, producing MMKILRRIPLYLVKGIKLIAVLIEAIYIIFRYGMHKNNMNPKNARHVQYFCRRLCATLNIHVQVHGEVPQQTALWASNHISFLDIPVLGSAGRVFFLSKAEIADWFLVGFLARSGGTLFIKRGSGDVNRVSEQMADYLRQDVPVVFFPEATTTNGEKVKKIYGKLFVSAIEAQKPIQIALICYLNAQGRLEKNIPFVDIGFVEHARNVFDIDYKVQAHVKFLPPVDVIGHDVRSLTALVQQQMEQGLAELQAQVITQK from the coding sequence ATGATGAAAATATTACGCCGTATTCCACTTTATTTAGTGAAAGGAATTAAGCTTATTGCGGTTTTGATAGAAGCAATTTATATCATTTTCCGTTACGGTATGCACAAAAATAATATGAATCCTAAAAATGCACGTCATGTGCAATATTTTTGTCGCCGTTTGTGTGCTACGCTGAATATTCATGTGCAAGTACATGGAGAAGTACCACAGCAAACTGCATTATGGGCGAGTAACCATATTTCATTTTTAGATATCCCTGTGTTGGGTTCGGCAGGACGTGTATTCTTTTTGTCTAAAGCAGAAATTGCAGATTGGTTTTTGGTAGGCTTTTTAGCCCGTAGTGGCGGTACATTATTTATTAAACGTGGTTCAGGTGATGTTAATCGTGTGAGTGAACAAATGGCAGATTATTTACGCCAAGATGTTCCTGTGGTTTTTTTCCCTGAAGCAACGACGACTAATGGCGAAAAAGTAAAGAAAATTTATGGTAAATTATTTGTTTCTGCTATAGAAGCACAAAAACCGATTCAAATTGCACTTATTTGCTATTTAAATGCACAAGGACGGTTGGAAAAGAATATTCCTTTTGTGGATATTGGATTTGTTGAACACGCACGCAATGTGTTTGATATTGATTATAAAGTGCAAGCTCATGTTAAATTTTTACCACCTGTTGATGTAATAGGGCATGATGTGCGTAGCCTGACGGCTTTAGTACAACAACAAATGGAGCAAGGTTTAGCAGAATTGCAGGCACAAGTGATTACACAAAAGTAA